One part of the Cellulosilyticum sp. I15G10I2 genome encodes these proteins:
- a CDS encoding alpha/beta hydrolase, translating into MINEVMCLKEAFKGLSDSDYNPTLSAYIVANSNDIHPNYKRPSVVICPGGGYRLTSDREAEPVALRFVAAGFNAFVLRYSVETNKYPAQLLEVSAAVAYIRKMANKWSVDENKIIVCGFSAGGHLAGSLGVFWNQSFIREKLGLEAGENKPNAMILSYPVITAGEFAHQGSFNHLLGPEASQEQRDTLSLENHVSVNTPPTFIWHTLDDTTVPVENALLFARALREKNILFELHIYYQGVHGLSLCDKTTAHIEKPEQINPHAATWFNLALGWLHEVLQIV; encoded by the coding sequence CTTATATTGTGGCCAATAGCAATGATATACATCCAAATTATAAAAGACCTAGTGTCGTCATTTGTCCAGGAGGCGGATATAGGCTTACTTCAGACAGAGAAGCAGAGCCAGTGGCTCTTAGATTTGTAGCAGCGGGGTTTAACGCTTTTGTTTTACGATATAGTGTGGAAACAAATAAGTACCCTGCGCAATTGCTGGAAGTATCCGCAGCGGTAGCTTATATCAGAAAGATGGCAAATAAGTGGTCTGTTGATGAAAATAAAATTATAGTATGTGGTTTTTCGGCAGGGGGACACTTAGCAGGTAGCTTAGGGGTGTTTTGGAATCAAAGTTTTATAAGAGAAAAGTTAGGGCTTGAAGCGGGTGAAAATAAGCCTAATGCTATGATTTTATCTTATCCCGTTATAACAGCTGGAGAGTTTGCTCACCAAGGGTCCTTTAACCATCTTTTGGGACCAGAAGCATCTCAAGAACAAAGAGATACACTTTCTTTAGAGAATCATGTCAGCGTGAATACACCGCCGACTTTTATATGGCATACATTAGATGATACTACTGTACCGGTAGAAAATGCACTGCTTTTTGCAAGAGCCCTTAGAGAAAAGAATATTTTGTTTGAGCTGCACATTTATTATCAAGGGGTTCATGGATTGTCCTTGTGCGATAAAACCACAGCGCATATTGAAAAGCCAGAACAGATTAATCCTCATGCTGCGACATGGTTTAATTTAGCTCTGGGGTGGCTGCATGAGGTACTGCAAATAGTCTGA
- a CDS encoding bacteriohemerythrin — protein MLWWTDDLKTGIEHIDEEHKSIFDKVGMILDLSNTTDLEAIENVWSFLSNYVIQHFSHEEAVMFKNHYKNFTHHRDEHSYFIKQLYRLYNKASEHGLNDHIIDGLKLLVLEWLINHITQEDRALAQFLQKNDCH, from the coding sequence TTGTTATGGTGGACAGATGACCTTAAGACAGGTATTGAACATATTGACGAAGAGCATAAAAGTATATTTGACAAAGTAGGTATGATACTTGATTTAAGTAATACAACGGATTTAGAAGCCATTGAGAATGTTTGGTCCTTTCTGAGCAATTATGTTATCCAGCATTTCAGCCACGAAGAAGCCGTTATGTTTAAAAATCACTATAAAAATTTTACACATCATAGAGATGAACACAGCTATTTTATCAAACAACTTTATCGCCTGTATAACAAGGCTTCAGAACATGGTTTAAATGATCATATTATTGATGGATTAAAGTTGCTTGTACTTGAATGGCTGATAAATCACATCACTCAAGAAGATCGCGCATTAGCACAATTCTTACAAAAAAATGACTGCCATTAA